A genomic window from Slackia heliotrinireducens DSM 20476 includes:
- a CDS encoding acyl carrier protein, with translation MSYVEAIAQVVSERTGYKAEDITADHTFAELGIDSLDTVELMMALEDVLGFEIELDQAVRTVGELDAFLQGMQG, from the coding sequence ATGTCTTACGTTGAAGCAATCGCCCAGGTCGTTTCGGAGCGCACGGGATACAAGGCCGAGGACATCACCGCCGACCACACGTTCGCAGAACTCGGCATCGACTCCCTCGACACAGTTGAGCTCATGATGGCGCTGGAAGATGTTCTCGGTTTCGAAATCGAGCTGGACCAGGCGGTTCGTACCGTAGGCGAGCTGGACGCCTTCCTGCAGGGCATGCAGGGGTAG